A portion of the Betta splendens chromosome 2, fBetSpl5.4, whole genome shotgun sequence genome contains these proteins:
- the ccdc14 gene encoding coiled-coil domain-containing protein 14 isoform X1, with product MKGAARRKVVTSGRLTGGAKVQMGRKPVASNPAPAATLEPAYSLYSTDSEDQVTTLHKGLDRCAALLSGILQAEATATQSFPKAATAGVAKSKTSTSLGKRSIKKLPIKAAVLVKSCQAGQCGPRTLTPKPSHHSPAPAAHTGVKLPSPRKRLHRQLQSHHARPPSSKTLSPTNPLPKTQSQPSVLLSVVQSSSQLSPLSEQDSVRPCNAECDFVPVRDTNAQSRGSSPHMQSCTIRMSDMQLEPGHGDKLSQDGDDQRNCSTEKEAKVKTIQYLLEELKTLIAGQGNAAEMLLGYLEQAVFLPQVNDGSPTIQAGPELSSAHSQNTQLRRCMRTLEQQLKEKAETQQNAETLCNSDVSALQEELSTAHSRLQRLQDDLVELRQALQDTQRRLSVSEEENRALKTELETGSSRLMESERERSELAALAQQRLEEIENLNRILQSREALNCATVAPSLSGTCLTAQQQHRQHPARPLTDHIAQYLMSLEQLDPTEHVQLAPEREGSAEGVRRRLSDLMPSHLDVESVQCDWSVRSESTFHTKDEAAFRDGLAALDASIASLQKTIQLDLRR from the exons ATGAAGGGAGCAGCCAGACGCAAG GTGGTGACATCAGGGAGACTGACCGGAGGAGCCAAAGTACAGATGGGCAGGAAACC GGTGGCTTCAAATCCTGCCCCGGCAGCCACCCTTGAGCCAGCATACTCTCTGTACTCCACTGACTCTGAGGACCAG GTCACCACTCTGCATAAGGGGTTGGATCGCTGTGCTGCCCTGCTCAGTGGCATCCTTCAGGCTGAGGCCACAG CCACACAAAGCTTTCCTAAAGCAGCGACTGCTGGAGTTGCCAAATCAAAAACATCCACCTCACTGGGGAAGAGGTCCATCAAGAAACTACCCATAaaggcagcag TCCTGGTCAAGAGTTGTCAGGCAGGCCAGTGTGGACCCAGAACCTTAACTCCCAAACCATCCCACCactcacctgctccagctgcacacaCGGGGGTGAAGCTGCCTTCACCACGGAAACGGCTTCACAGGCAGCTGCAGTCTCATCATGCACGTCCTCCGTCCAGTAAAACACTGTCCCCCACCAACCCCCTACCCAAAACTCAGTCCCAGCCCTCCGTTCTTTTGTCTGTTGTACAGTCATCCTCTCAGCTCAGCCCGTTGTCTGAACAAGACTCTGTGAGGCCCTGTAATGCAGAGTGTGACTTTGTCCCTGTGAGAGACACAAACGCTCAGAGCAGAGGCTCAAGTCCACATATGCAGAGCTGTACCATTAGGATGTCAGACATGCAGTTGGAGCCTGGACATGGCGACAAGCTCTCCCAGGATGGAGACGACCAGAGGAactgcagcacagagaaggAGGCCAAGGTGAAGACGATTCAGTATCTGCTGGAAGAACTCAAGACTCTGATTGCTGGACAAG GCAATGCAGCAGAGATGCTGCTCGGTTACCTGGAGCAGGCTGTTTTCCTGCCACAGGTGAATGATGGGAGTCCGACCATCCAGGCTGGACCAGAGCTGTCCTCGGCACACAGTCAGAACACTCAGCTCCGCAG gtgtaTGAGGACTCTGGAACAGCAGTTAAAAGAGAAAGCAGAGACTCAGCAGAACGCGGAGACACTGTGTAATTCAGATG TGTCagccctgcaggaggagctgtccACCGCCCATTCccgtctgcagcgtctccagGACGACCTCGTAGAGCTGCGCCAAGCTCTTCAGGACACCCAGAGGCGGCTGAGCGTCAGCGAGGAGGAGAATAGAGCCTTAAAGACGG agctggagaccggcagcagcaggttgatggagagtgagcgagagaggagtGAGCTGGCTGCACTCGCACAACAAAGGCTGGAAGAGATAGAAAACCTTAACAG GATCCTTCAGAGCCGGGAGGCATTGAACTGTGCCACAGTGGCCCCCTCATTGTCAGGCACTTGCTTGACAGCgcaacagcagcacaggcagcatcCAGCCAGGCCTCTCACTGACCACATCGCCCAGTACCTGATGTCTCTGGAGCAGCTGGATCCCACTGAGCACGTGCAGCTGGCGCCAGAAAGGGAGGGAAGCGCGGAGGGCGTGCGAAGGAGACTGTCGGACCTGATGCCGTCCCACCTCGATGTGGAGTCTGTGCAATGCGACTGGAGCGTGAGGTCGGAGTCGACCTTTCACACCAAGGACGAGGCAGCGTTCAGGGACGGGCTGGCAGCGCTGGACGCCAGCATCGCCAGCCTGCAGAAGACCATTCAGCTGGACCTGAGGAGGTGA
- the LOC114851014 gene encoding ankyrin repeat domain-containing protein 10-like, producing MSVGLEPDSFRDEVFVKRFPVHRACRDGDVGALVSLLQQLSNQAHLTAEDSCYGWTPLHWAAHCGQLECVVRLVQMGCEVNSVTSRFNQTPTHIAAFGGHRHCVVWLTQAGADVNRQDFVGEAPIHKAARSGSMECIQVLLIAGAHPHLRNASGQTAADLAHAHGFLGCSHLIADDCKLQPSGLNKSGEMKGDPVCGQALHSRKRLFSALDGGHAKKTRTAESVHIHSSGGEVVESMNMESEQDLSSDRETKPTTSSHRPSPILPYTDQEPVRSLSSWSPPPADMCGSLHLAGSPGSCVSHQPDCWGSTGADCGSFLLYGHYHGFGDTAEELGDSSSIPAEHRYQQAAGSGIHLYHGS from the exons ATGTCTGTGGGACTAGAACCAGATTCGTTCAGGGATGAGGTGTTCGTCAAGCGGTTCCCCGTCCACCGCGCCTGTCGGGACGGAGACGTTGGAGCTCTGGTGTCACTGTTACAGCAGCTTTCGAACCAAGCTCACCTTACAGCCGAGGACTCCTGCTACGGATGGACGCCTTTACACTGGGCTGCTCACTGCGGACAG CTGGAGTGTGTGGTGCGCCTGGTGCAGATGGGCTGTGAGGTGAACTCTGTGACCAGCCGCTTCAACCAGACGCCGACGCACATCGCAGCGTTCGGCGGCCACCGCCACTGCGTGGTGTGGCTCACTCAGGCTGGAGCCGATGTCAACAGGCAG GACTTTGTAGGCGAGGCGCCCATTCACAAGGCGGCCCGTTCAGGTAGCATGGAGTGTATCCAGGTCCTCTTGATAGCAGGTGCTCATCCCCA TTTAAGAAATGCCAGTGGGCAGACGGCCGCAGACCTGGCTCACGCTCACGGCTTCCTCGGCTGTTCCCATCTAATTGCTGACGACTGTAAGCTGCAGCCCAGTGGGCTCAACAAGAGTGGAGAGATGAAGGGAGACCCCGTGTGTGGTCAGGCCCTGCACAGCAGAAAGAGGCTGTTTTCTGCTCTAGACGGTGGACACGCCAAAAAGACCAGGACAGCAGAGA GTGTACATATACACAGCAGCGGAGGTGAGGTGGTGGAGAGCATGAATATGGAGTCTGAACAGGACCTCAGCTCAG aTAGGGAAACCAAACCCACCACCAGCAGCCATCGTCCATCACCCATTCTGCCTTACACTGACCAGGAGCCCGTCAGAAGCCTCTCCTCCTGGTCCCCCCCTCCGGCCGACATGTGCGGCTCCTTGCACCTGGCCGGCAGCCCGGGCAGCTGCGTGTCCCACCAGCCGGACTGTTGGGGGTCTACGGGAGCAGACTGTGGGAGCTTCCTGCTATACGGACACTACCACGGATTTGGAGACACAGCCGAAGAACTgggcgacagcagcagcatcccagCGGAGCACAGATACCAGCAGGCTGCTGGCAGCGGCATCCACCTGTACCACGGCTCATAA
- the ccdc14 gene encoding coiled-coil domain-containing protein 14 isoform X2: protein MKGAARRKVVTSGRLTGGAKVQMGRKPVASNPAPAATLEPAYSLYSTDSEDQVTTLHKGLDRCAALLSGILQAEATATQSFPKAATAGVAKSKTSTSLGKRSIKKLPIKAAVLVKSCQAGQCGPRTLTPKPSHHSPAPAAHTGVKLPSPRKRLHRQLQSHHARPPSSKTLSPTNPLPKTQSQPSVLLSVVQSSSQLSPLSEQDSVRPCNAECDFVPVRDTNAQSRGSSPHMQSCTIRMSDMQLEPGHGDKLSQDGDDQRNCSTEKEAKVKTIQYLLEELKTLIAGQGNAAEMLLGYLEQAVFLPQVNDGSPTIQAGPELSSAHSQNTQLRRCMRTLEQQLKEKAETQQNAETLCNSDALQEELSTAHSRLQRLQDDLVELRQALQDTQRRLSVSEEENRALKTELETGSSRLMESERERSELAALAQQRLEEIENLNRILQSREALNCATVAPSLSGTCLTAQQQHRQHPARPLTDHIAQYLMSLEQLDPTEHVQLAPEREGSAEGVRRRLSDLMPSHLDVESVQCDWSVRSESTFHTKDEAAFRDGLAALDASIASLQKTIQLDLRR from the exons ATGAAGGGAGCAGCCAGACGCAAG GTGGTGACATCAGGGAGACTGACCGGAGGAGCCAAAGTACAGATGGGCAGGAAACC GGTGGCTTCAAATCCTGCCCCGGCAGCCACCCTTGAGCCAGCATACTCTCTGTACTCCACTGACTCTGAGGACCAG GTCACCACTCTGCATAAGGGGTTGGATCGCTGTGCTGCCCTGCTCAGTGGCATCCTTCAGGCTGAGGCCACAG CCACACAAAGCTTTCCTAAAGCAGCGACTGCTGGAGTTGCCAAATCAAAAACATCCACCTCACTGGGGAAGAGGTCCATCAAGAAACTACCCATAaaggcagcag TCCTGGTCAAGAGTTGTCAGGCAGGCCAGTGTGGACCCAGAACCTTAACTCCCAAACCATCCCACCactcacctgctccagctgcacacaCGGGGGTGAAGCTGCCTTCACCACGGAAACGGCTTCACAGGCAGCTGCAGTCTCATCATGCACGTCCTCCGTCCAGTAAAACACTGTCCCCCACCAACCCCCTACCCAAAACTCAGTCCCAGCCCTCCGTTCTTTTGTCTGTTGTACAGTCATCCTCTCAGCTCAGCCCGTTGTCTGAACAAGACTCTGTGAGGCCCTGTAATGCAGAGTGTGACTTTGTCCCTGTGAGAGACACAAACGCTCAGAGCAGAGGCTCAAGTCCACATATGCAGAGCTGTACCATTAGGATGTCAGACATGCAGTTGGAGCCTGGACATGGCGACAAGCTCTCCCAGGATGGAGACGACCAGAGGAactgcagcacagagaaggAGGCCAAGGTGAAGACGATTCAGTATCTGCTGGAAGAACTCAAGACTCTGATTGCTGGACAAG GCAATGCAGCAGAGATGCTGCTCGGTTACCTGGAGCAGGCTGTTTTCCTGCCACAGGTGAATGATGGGAGTCCGACCATCCAGGCTGGACCAGAGCTGTCCTCGGCACACAGTCAGAACACTCAGCTCCGCAG gtgtaTGAGGACTCTGGAACAGCAGTTAAAAGAGAAAGCAGAGACTCAGCAGAACGCGGAGACACTGTGTAATTCAGATG ccctgcaggaggagctgtccACCGCCCATTCccgtctgcagcgtctccagGACGACCTCGTAGAGCTGCGCCAAGCTCTTCAGGACACCCAGAGGCGGCTGAGCGTCAGCGAGGAGGAGAATAGAGCCTTAAAGACGG agctggagaccggcagcagcaggttgatggagagtgagcgagagaggagtGAGCTGGCTGCACTCGCACAACAAAGGCTGGAAGAGATAGAAAACCTTAACAG GATCCTTCAGAGCCGGGAGGCATTGAACTGTGCCACAGTGGCCCCCTCATTGTCAGGCACTTGCTTGACAGCgcaacagcagcacaggcagcatcCAGCCAGGCCTCTCACTGACCACATCGCCCAGTACCTGATGTCTCTGGAGCAGCTGGATCCCACTGAGCACGTGCAGCTGGCGCCAGAAAGGGAGGGAAGCGCGGAGGGCGTGCGAAGGAGACTGTCGGACCTGATGCCGTCCCACCTCGATGTGGAGTCTGTGCAATGCGACTGGAGCGTGAGGTCGGAGTCGACCTTTCACACCAAGGACGAGGCAGCGTTCAGGGACGGGCTGGCAGCGCTGGACGCCAGCATCGCCAGCCTGCAGAAGACCATTCAGCTGGACCTGAGGAGGTGA
- the hsf2bp gene encoding heat shock factor 2-binding protein isoform X2: MAVSYSLGGKPCTLSLAVKDDLVTVRKSDLEKLTTEVMQLKEFLPRVLSGDLIQMLHKARSAQTVKEQLVQEQKQLRQECLHLQSRLEAVQTECQKEREEKLLLREQLWQSGAELQQQAEFCSGLGSAACGLLWSCSAKEDAVTQWLADGKLQSFFCVAAQTLESFVGSLDEEVKAEDHNSQEHQFVLALAGTITNIAAASCGRDFLSSEAHVLLDTLLKLLGQMKHGFFPKLKVLMLMALYNVSISVKGLKYISENPGLLPLIWTLLDDGDWEVCLHTLRLLQSVLLEEDVLLLLDFPLLAPQLQACVSKHTSSIQPSLRQAAQQTLEDLEALQQSYR, translated from the exons ATGGCGGTTTCATACTCTCTGGGCGGGAAACCTTGCACTTTGAGCCTTGCAGTAAAG GATGACTTAGTCACAGTGAGGAAAAGCGATCTAGAGAAGTTAACCACAGAAGTGATGCAGCTAAAAGAGTTCCTGCCCAGAGTTCTGAGTGGAGACCTGATTCAGATGCTGCACAAAGCCAGAAGTGCTCAGACAG TGAAGGAGCAGCTTgtgcaggagcagaagcagtTACGACAGGAGTGTCTGCACCTCCAGTCCCGGCTGGAGGCGGTGCAGACTGAATGTCAGAAAGAAAGGGAG gagaagctgctgctacgtgagcagctgtggcagagcggagcagagctgcagcagcaggcagaatTCTGCTCTGGTCTTGGGTCTGCAGCTTGCGGTCTATTGTGGAGTTGCTCAGCCAAAGAGGATGCAGTGACACAGTGGTTGGCCGAT gGGAAACTCCAGTCTTTCTTTTGTGTAGCTGCTCAAACTCTGGAGAGCTTTGTCGGGTCTCTGGATGAGGAGGTGAAAGCTGAGGACCACAACTCCCAGGAGCACCAGTTTGTGTTGGCTCTGGCTGGAACAATCACTA ACATAGCAGCTGCTTCATGTGGCCGTGACTTCCTTTCTAGCGAGGCTCATGTTCTACTGGACACTCTCTTGAAGCTTCTGGGGCAGATGAAACACGGTTTCTTCCCCAAACTGAAAGT gTTGATGCTGATGGCACTGTATAATGTCAGCATCAGTGTTAAAGGGTTGAAGTATATCAGTGAGAACCCAGGACTCCTGCCTCTCATCTGGACTCTGTTGGATG ATGGAGACTGGGAGGTGTGTCTCCACACTTTGCGTCTTCTACAGTCAGTGTTGTTGGAGGAGgatgtgctgctgctactgGACTTTCCTCTGCTGGCTCCACAGCTTCAGGCTTGTGTCAGCAAGCACACATCTAGTATTCAACCAAGTCTGCGACAGGCTGCTCAGCAGACCCTGGAGGATCTAGAGGCCCTGCAACAG AGCTACAGATAA
- the hsf2bp gene encoding heat shock factor 2-binding protein isoform X1 gives MAVSYSLGGKPCTLSLAVKDDLVTVRKSDLEKLTTEVMQLKEFLPRVLSGDLIQMLHKARSAQTVKEQLVQEQKQLRQECLHLQSRLEAVQTECQKEREEKLLLREQLWQSGAELQQQAEFCSGLGSAACGLLWSCSAKEDAVTQWLADGKLQSFFCVAAQTLESFVGSLDEEVKAEDHNSQEHQFVLALAGTITNIAAASCGRDFLSSEAHVLLDTLLKLLGQMKHGFFPKLKVLMLMALYNVSISVKGLKYISENPGLLPLIWTLLDDGDWEVCLHTLRLLQSVLLEEDVLLLLDFPLLAPQLQACVSKHTSSIQPSLRQAAQQTLEDLEALQQSSVHGCTG, from the exons ATGGCGGTTTCATACTCTCTGGGCGGGAAACCTTGCACTTTGAGCCTTGCAGTAAAG GATGACTTAGTCACAGTGAGGAAAAGCGATCTAGAGAAGTTAACCACAGAAGTGATGCAGCTAAAAGAGTTCCTGCCCAGAGTTCTGAGTGGAGACCTGATTCAGATGCTGCACAAAGCCAGAAGTGCTCAGACAG TGAAGGAGCAGCTTgtgcaggagcagaagcagtTACGACAGGAGTGTCTGCACCTCCAGTCCCGGCTGGAGGCGGTGCAGACTGAATGTCAGAAAGAAAGGGAG gagaagctgctgctacgtgagcagctgtggcagagcggagcagagctgcagcagcaggcagaatTCTGCTCTGGTCTTGGGTCTGCAGCTTGCGGTCTATTGTGGAGTTGCTCAGCCAAAGAGGATGCAGTGACACAGTGGTTGGCCGAT gGGAAACTCCAGTCTTTCTTTTGTGTAGCTGCTCAAACTCTGGAGAGCTTTGTCGGGTCTCTGGATGAGGAGGTGAAAGCTGAGGACCACAACTCCCAGGAGCACCAGTTTGTGTTGGCTCTGGCTGGAACAATCACTA ACATAGCAGCTGCTTCATGTGGCCGTGACTTCCTTTCTAGCGAGGCTCATGTTCTACTGGACACTCTCTTGAAGCTTCTGGGGCAGATGAAACACGGTTTCTTCCCCAAACTGAAAGT gTTGATGCTGATGGCACTGTATAATGTCAGCATCAGTGTTAAAGGGTTGAAGTATATCAGTGAGAACCCAGGACTCCTGCCTCTCATCTGGACTCTGTTGGATG ATGGAGACTGGGAGGTGTGTCTCCACACTTTGCGTCTTCTACAGTCAGTGTTGTTGGAGGAGgatgtgctgctgctactgGACTTTCCTCTGCTGGCTCCACAGCTTCAGGCTTGTGTCAGCAAGCACACATCTAGTATTCAACCAAGTCTGCGACAGGCTGCTCAGCAGACCCTGGAGGATCTAGAGGCCCTGCAACAG AGCTCTGTTCATGGGTGTACAGGGTAA